The Halostella litorea region CGCGAGTGGGGGTTCATCCCCTGGACCGAGGGGCCGGGCACGACGATGGTCCGGCACCGCTCGCTGCTCGACATCGGCTCGCTCCCGGACTTCCTCCAGCGCAAGCGCCCGCGCCACGTCTACTTCTCGGCCGGGCGCTACGCCGACCCGAGCGCGAACTCGATGAGCGAGAAGGGCTGGCAGTCCGCGGACCTCGTCTTCGACCTCGACGCCGACCACCTGCCCAGCGTCGACCCCGCCGAGACCGCCTACCCCGAGATGCTCGCGGCCTGCAAGGCGGCGCTGTTGCGGCTGCTCGACTTCCTGGAGAACGACTTCGGTTTCGAGGACCTGACCGTCGTCTTCTCCGGCGGGCGCGGCTACCACGTCCACGTCCGGGACCCGGGCGTCCGCGAACTGGACAGCGAGGCGCGCCGCGAGGTCGTCGACTACGTCCGCGGGATCGACGTCGAGTTCGCGGACCTGGTCGACACGGAGGCCGTCGCCGGGATGGGCCGCGAGACGCCGGCCCAGAAGCGCACACTCGACACGACCGGCGGCTGGAGCGCGCGCGTCCACGACCGTATCTGTACGTTCGTCGACGAGTTGCTCGCTGCAGACGAGGCCGACGCGCTGGAGCGCCTGCGGGAGTTCGACGGCATCGGGGAGGGCAAAGCGACGGCCGCGCTGACGGCCGCCCGGTCGAACGCCGAGCGGATCCGCGCGGGCAACGTCGACGTCCACCCGGCGTTCTTCCAGGTCGCCCGGATCCTCGCCGAGGACGTGCTGGCGACCGAGAGCGCGCCCATCGACGAACCCGTCACGACTGACACGAACCGCCTGATCCGCCTGCCGGGGAGCCTCCACGGCGGGAGCGGCCTGGCGGTGTGTCGCATCGACCGCGACGACCTCGCGGGGTTCGACCCGCTCGTCGACGCCGTGCCCGACACGTTCGTCGGCAACACCATCGCGGTGGAGGTGACCGACGTGACGGACCTGTCGCCGGTCGGGAACCCCGACTTCGGCGACGTGTCGATCGGCGGCGACAGCTTTACGGTTTCGGAGGGTGCACAGAGAGTACCGGAACCCGTGGGCGTCTT contains the following coding sequences:
- the priS gene encoding DNA primase small subunit PriS codes for the protein MEARTRGYLRGRFRDHYRRAEITPPPDAPEREWGFIPWTEGPGTTMVRHRSLLDIGSLPDFLQRKRPRHVYFSAGRYADPSANSMSEKGWQSADLVFDLDADHLPSVDPAETAYPEMLAACKAALLRLLDFLENDFGFEDLTVVFSGGRGYHVHVRDPGVRELDSEARREVVDYVRGIDVEFADLVDTEAVAGMGRETPAQKRTLDTTGGWSARVHDRICTFVDELLAADEADALERLREFDGIGEGKATAALTAARSNAERIRAGNVDVHPAFFQVARILAEDVLATESAPIDEPVTTDTNRLIRLPGSLHGGSGLAVCRIDRDDLAGFDPLVDAVPDTFVGNTIAVEVTDVTDLSPVGNPDFGDVSIGGDSFTVSEGAQRVPEPVGVFLMARGHAEKGEE